The genomic DNA TATTTCTTCAATAGTTTTTATCAAAATATTCATAAAATTAATTATTGTTATTTCTATTAATAATAGAAAATCCATTCATATCATCAGGAACAGGTAGTTTCATTAGATTTAAAATAGTTGGTGCAATATCACATAATGAACTATTTTTATTTAAAATAATATTATTCTTTTTTATATTATTATCTAATAAAATAAATGGTACCAAAGAATTACTATGAGATGTATTTAAACTACCATTTGTATTAATCATATAATCTGCATTACCATGATCTCCTACAATAATAACTGTATACATATTATGTAATGCTACATTTGAACATTCTTTAACACATTTATCAACAATTTCACATGCTTTTATAGTTTGAATCATATTTCCTGTATGTCCAACCATATCTGGATTTGCAAAATTTATACAAATAAAATCAAATTCTTTTTTTTTTATTTTTGGAATAATTTTTTTTACGATTTTTATTGCACTCATTTCAGGTTTAATATCGTAAGTTTTTACATTTGGTGATGGACATAAAATTCTTACTTCTTTATCAAACGGTTTTTCTCTTCCACCAGAAAAAAAGAAAGTAATATGAGGATATTTTTCTGTTTCTGCTATACGAATTTGTTTTTTCCCTTCTTTTGATAAAATTTCTCCTAGCGTATTTGATAAATTTTCTTTTTCAAAAATTGAAATAATATTTTTATATTTTTCATTAAAAGATGTCATTGTTATGTAATGCGAAAGATTAATATTATTATAATTTTTTATTTCGAAATTATTATTTGTTAATAATTCTGTTATCTGTCTAGATCTATCTGAACGATAATTAAAACAAAAGACAATATCTCCATTTTCTATTTTTGAAATAG from Blattabacterium cuenoti includes the following:
- the gpmI gene encoding 2,3-bisphosphoglycerate-independent phosphoglycerate mutase, with amino-acid sequence MKKLMLIILDGWGVTSIENQSVSAIAKAYTPFIDFCIKNYPNSKLNASGKYVGLPNKQVGNSEVGHINIGSGRRVIQSLKKINISIKNGFFTKKINNIFKNISYNKKIHFIGLLSDGGVHSHINHLLYLLKIFHENNLKNVFIHAFMDGRDTSPYNGIHYIKKLLTITNKYVGQLSSVIGRFYAMDRNLKWDRTKIAYDAMVNSKGTYTNNIINSIENFYKMKKTDEFLSPLIMIDKNNQPISKIENGDIVFCFNYRSDRSRQITELLTNNNFEIKNYNNINLSHYITMTSFNEKYKNIISIFEKENLSNTLGEILSKEGKKQIRIAETEKYPHITFFFSGGREKPFDKEVRILCPSPNVKTYDIKPEMSAIKIVKKIIPKIKKKEFDFICINFANPDMVGHTGNMIQTIKACEIVDKCVKECSNVALHNMYTVIIVGDHGNADYMINTNGSLNTSHSNSLVPFILLDNNIKKNNIILNKNSSLCDIAPTILNLMKLPVPDDMNGFSIINRNNNN